From Klebsiella electrica, the proteins below share one genomic window:
- the ilvM gene encoding acetolactate synthase 2 small subunit, with product MMQHQVALQARFNPETLERVLRVVRHRGFQVCSMNMETTADAGNINIELTVASQRPVELLFSQLSKLVDVACVEIQQPTSQQIRA from the coding sequence ATGATGCAACATCAGGTCGCTTTACAGGCTCGCTTCAACCCGGAAACCTTAGAACGCGTGCTGCGCGTGGTACGCCACCGCGGCTTTCAGGTTTGTTCGATGAATATGGAAACCACGGCAGATGCCGGCAACATAAATATTGAATTGACCGTTGCCAGTCAGCGGCCCGTCGAATTACTGTTTAGTCAATTAAGTAAGCTGGTCGACGTCGCCTGCGTCGAGATCCAGCAACCAACATCACAACAAATCCGCGCATAA
- the ilvL gene encoding ilv operon leader peptide codes for MTALLRVISLVVISVVVIIIPPCGAALGREKA; via the coding sequence ATGACAGCCCTTCTACGAGTGATTAGCCTGGTCGTGATTAGCGTGGTGGTGATTATTATCCCACCGTGCGGGGCTGCACTTGGACGAGAAAAGGCTTAG
- the ilvD gene encoding dihydroxy-acid dehydratase — MPKYRSATTTHGRNMAGARALWRATGMTDADFGKPIIAVVNSFTQFVPGHVHLRDLGKLVAEQIEASGGVAKEFNTIAVDDGIAMGHGGMLYSLPSRELIADSVEYMVNAHCADAMVCISNCDKITPGMLMASLRLNIPVIFVSGGPMEAGKTKLSDKIIKLDLVDAMIQGADPKVSDEQSDRVERSACPTCGSCSGMFTANSMNCLTEALGLSQPGNGSLLATHADRKELFLNAGKRIVELTKRYYEQDDASALPRNIASKAAFENAMTLDIAMGGSTNTVLHLLAAAQEAEIDFTMSDIDKLSRKVPQLCKVAPSTQKYHMEDVHRAGGVLGILGELDRAGLLNRDVKNILGLTLPQTLEQYDVMLTKDDAVKKMFRAGPAGIRTTQAFSQDCRWDTLDDDRAEGCIRSLEHAYSKDGGLAVLYGNFAENGCIVKTAGVDDSILKFTGPAKVYESQDDAVEAILGGKIVAGDVVVIRYEGPKGGPGMQEMLYPTSFLKSMGLGKACALITDGRFSGGTSGLSIGHVSPEAASGGNIAIIEDGDMIAIDIPNRGIHLQLSDAEIAARREAQEARGDRAWTPKARERQVSFALRAYASLATSADKGAVRDKSKLGG; from the coding sequence ATGCCTAAGTACCGTTCCGCCACCACCACTCATGGCCGTAATATGGCGGGTGCCCGCGCGCTGTGGCGCGCAACCGGGATGACCGATGCCGATTTCGGTAAGCCGATTATCGCCGTTGTTAACTCCTTCACCCAGTTCGTGCCGGGTCACGTACATCTGCGCGATCTGGGTAAGCTGGTTGCTGAGCAGATTGAAGCCTCAGGCGGCGTTGCCAAAGAATTCAACACCATCGCGGTGGATGATGGGATCGCTATGGGGCATGGGGGTATGCTTTATTCACTGCCATCCCGTGAACTGATCGCCGACTCGGTTGAGTACATGGTTAACGCGCACTGCGCCGATGCCATGGTCTGCATTTCCAACTGCGACAAAATCACCCCGGGGATGCTGATGGCGTCCTTACGCCTGAATATTCCGGTGATTTTTGTTTCCGGTGGCCCAATGGAAGCCGGGAAAACCAAGCTTTCTGACAAAATCATCAAACTCGACCTCGTCGATGCGATGATTCAGGGGGCGGATCCAAAAGTCTCCGACGAACAGAGCGATCGGGTCGAGCGTTCCGCCTGTCCGACCTGCGGTTCCTGTTCGGGGATGTTTACCGCTAACTCAATGAACTGCCTGACCGAAGCGCTGGGTCTGTCCCAGCCGGGTAACGGCTCTCTGCTGGCGACTCACGCCGACCGTAAGGAGCTGTTCCTTAACGCAGGGAAACGCATCGTTGAGCTGACTAAACGCTATTACGAGCAGGATGATGCGTCAGCGTTGCCGCGCAACATCGCCAGCAAAGCGGCGTTTGAAAACGCCATGACCCTGGATATCGCCATGGGCGGTTCGACGAATACCGTTCTGCACCTGTTAGCCGCTGCGCAGGAAGCGGAAATCGACTTCACTATGAGTGATATCGATAAGCTGTCCCGCAAGGTTCCGCAGCTGTGTAAGGTGGCGCCGAGCACGCAGAAGTACCATATGGAAGATGTGCACCGTGCGGGCGGCGTGCTGGGGATTCTTGGCGAGCTCGATCGCGCCGGGCTGCTGAACCGCGATGTGAAAAACATTCTCGGCCTGACGCTGCCGCAAACGCTTGAGCAATATGATGTCATGCTGACCAAAGATGACGCGGTGAAAAAAATGTTCCGCGCTGGCCCGGCGGGTATCCGGACGACCCAGGCTTTCTCGCAAGACTGCCGCTGGGATACGCTGGATGACGATCGTGCCGAAGGGTGTATCCGTTCGCTGGAGCATGCTTACAGCAAAGACGGCGGCCTGGCGGTTCTGTACGGCAACTTTGCGGAAAACGGTTGTATCGTTAAAACCGCAGGGGTGGATGACAGTATTCTGAAATTCACCGGCCCGGCGAAAGTTTACGAAAGCCAGGACGATGCGGTTGAGGCTATCCTCGGCGGTAAAATCGTTGCAGGCGACGTGGTGGTGATTCGCTATGAGGGGCCGAAAGGCGGGCCGGGGATGCAGGAAATGCTTTATCCGACCAGCTTCCTGAAGTCGATGGGCCTGGGTAAAGCCTGTGCGCTGATAACAGACGGCCGTTTCTCCGGCGGCACCTCGGGCCTGTCGATTGGTCACGTCTCACCGGAAGCGGCCAGCGGCGGCAATATTGCGATCATTGAAGACGGCGATATGATTGCCATTGATATTCCGAACCGGGGTATTCATCTGCAGCTGAGCGATGCCGAAATCGCCGCGCGTCGCGAAGCACAAGAGGCCCGCGGCGATCGCGCCTGGACGCCGAAAGCGCGTGAACGTCAGGTTTCCTTTGCACTCCGTGCGTATGCCAGCCTGGCAACCAGCGCCGATAAAGGCGCGGTGCGCGATAAATCGAAACTGGGGGGTTAA
- the hdfR gene encoding HTH-type transcriptional regulator HdfR: protein MDTELLKTFLEVSRTRHFGRAAEALYLTQSAVSFRIRQLENQLGVNLFTRHRNNIRLTSAGDKLLPYAETLMNTWQAARKEVANASRHNEFSIGGSASLWECMLNGWLGKLYKEPCNLQFEARIAQRQSLVKQLHERQLDLLITTESPKMDELSSQLLGNFTLALYCASPFKTKNELNYLRLEWGPDFQQNEVGLIGGDDVPLLTTSSAELACQQLAALNGCTWLPTRWAKDKSGLHTVTDSTTLSRPLYAIWLQNSDKQVQIREILKTNILE from the coding sequence GTGGATACGGAATTGCTCAAAACTTTCCTTGAGGTGAGCAGAACTCGCCACTTTGGACGAGCAGCAGAGGCGCTTTATCTGACGCAGTCGGCCGTCAGCTTTCGTATTCGTCAGTTGGAAAACCAGCTCGGCGTTAACCTTTTTACCCGCCATCGCAATAACATCCGCCTGACGTCAGCCGGCGATAAACTCCTGCCGTATGCCGAAACCCTGATGAACACCTGGCAGGCGGCACGAAAAGAGGTTGCAAACGCTTCCCGGCATAATGAATTCTCAATTGGCGGCAGCGCATCTTTGTGGGAATGCATGCTTAACGGATGGCTGGGGAAGCTCTACAAAGAGCCCTGTAACCTGCAGTTTGAAGCGCGGATTGCGCAGCGACAATCGCTTGTTAAACAGTTACATGAACGACAGCTTGATCTACTGATCACAACAGAATCGCCGAAAATGGACGAATTAAGCAGCCAGTTACTCGGTAATTTTACCCTGGCACTCTACTGCGCCTCGCCATTTAAGACGAAGAATGAATTGAATTATTTGCGCCTGGAATGGGGCCCGGACTTCCAACAAAATGAAGTCGGACTGATTGGCGGTGATGATGTTCCGCTGCTGACAACCAGTTCTGCTGAACTGGCCTGTCAGCAACTCGCCGCGCTAAATGGCTGCACATGGCTGCCGACACGCTGGGCGAAGGATAAAAGCGGCCTGCATACGGTGACGGACAGTACAACGCTATCTCGGCCCCTGTACGCTATCTGGCTACAAAACAGCGATAAACAGGTACAGATCCGCGAAATACTGAAGACAAACATACTGGAATAA
- the ilvG gene encoding acetolactate synthase 2 catalytic subunit, giving the protein MNGAQWVVHALRTQGVDTVFGYPGGAIMPVYDALYDGGVEHLLCRHEQGAAMAAIGYARATGKTGVCIATSGPGATNLITGLADALLDSIPVVAITGQVAAPFIGTDAFQEVDVLGLSLACTKHSFLVQSLEELPQVIAEAFQVANSGRPGPVLVDIPKDIQLAKGELEPYFSTVDNDIAFPHAEVEQALQMLATAQKPMLYVGGGVGMAQAVPALREFIAVTQMPATCTLKGLGAVDAGYPYYLGMLGMHGTKAANLAVQECDLLIAVGARFDDRVTGKLNTFAPHARVIHLDIDPAELNKLRQAHVALVGDLNTLLPALQKPLTIDAWRQHNQALRDEHAWRYDHPGEGIYAPLLLKQLSDRKPVDSVVTTDVGQHQMWSAQHMTYTRPENFITSSGLGTMGFGLPAAVGAQVARPNDTVICVSGDGSFMMNVQELGTVKRKQLPLKILLLDNQRLGMVRQWQQLFFEERYSETTLTDNPDFVTLASAFGIPGQHITRKDQVEAALDTMLSSQGPYLLHVSIDELENVWPLVPPGASNAEMLEKLS; this is encoded by the coding sequence ATGAATGGGGCGCAGTGGGTAGTACATGCTTTGCGGACACAGGGGGTCGACACGGTTTTTGGCTATCCTGGTGGCGCGATTATGCCGGTTTACGATGCATTGTATGACGGCGGCGTGGAACACCTGTTGTGCCGCCACGAGCAAGGGGCGGCGATGGCCGCCATCGGCTATGCTCGTGCCACCGGCAAAACCGGCGTGTGTATCGCCACATCAGGTCCAGGCGCGACGAACCTGATCACCGGCCTGGCTGACGCGTTACTGGACTCTATCCCGGTTGTCGCCATCACCGGTCAGGTCGCGGCGCCGTTTATCGGTACCGATGCTTTCCAGGAAGTGGACGTCCTTGGTTTGTCTCTGGCTTGTACGAAACATAGTTTCCTCGTGCAGTCGCTGGAAGAACTGCCGCAAGTGATCGCTGAAGCTTTCCAGGTCGCAAACTCTGGCCGCCCAGGCCCGGTTCTGGTTGATATCCCAAAAGATATCCAGCTGGCGAAGGGCGAACTTGAACCGTATTTCTCAACGGTTGATAACGATATTGCCTTCCCTCACGCAGAAGTTGAGCAGGCGCTGCAGATGTTAGCCACCGCGCAAAAACCGATGCTGTACGTCGGCGGTGGTGTGGGTATGGCGCAGGCGGTTCCTGCTTTACGCGAATTTATCGCCGTGACACAAATGCCGGCTACCTGCACGCTGAAGGGGCTGGGGGCTGTTGATGCGGGCTATCCGTACTATCTGGGAATGCTGGGAATGCACGGCACCAAAGCGGCCAATCTGGCGGTACAGGAATGTGACCTGCTGATCGCCGTCGGCGCACGCTTCGATGACCGTGTCACCGGGAAACTGAACACCTTTGCTCCGCACGCCAGGGTTATCCATCTGGATATCGATCCGGCGGAGCTGAACAAGCTGCGTCAGGCGCATGTCGCCCTGGTGGGCGATCTGAATACGTTGCTGCCAGCGCTGCAGAAACCGCTGACTATCGACGCCTGGCGCCAGCATAATCAGGCGCTGCGTGACGAGCACGCATGGCGCTATGACCATCCGGGTGAGGGCATTTACGCGCCGCTGCTGCTCAAACAGCTCTCCGACCGTAAGCCGGTCGATAGCGTTGTCACAACCGACGTGGGTCAACATCAAATGTGGTCAGCGCAGCATATGACCTATACACGCCCTGAGAATTTTATTACCTCCAGCGGTTTGGGCACGATGGGTTTTGGCCTGCCTGCTGCGGTTGGCGCTCAGGTTGCCCGTCCGAACGATACCGTTATCTGTGTCTCCGGCGATGGCTCGTTCATGATGAACGTGCAGGAGCTGGGTACGGTGAAACGTAAACAGCTGCCGTTGAAGATCCTGTTACTGGATAACCAGCGTTTGGGCATGGTGCGTCAGTGGCAGCAGCTGTTTTTCGAGGAGCGCTATAGCGAAACCACCCTCACCGATAACCCCGATTTTGTCACGCTGGCCAGCGCTTTTGGCATTCCTGGTCAGCACATCACCCGTAAAGACCAGGTTGAAGCGGCTCTCGACACCATGCTTTCGAGCCAGGGGCCATACCTGCTTCATGTCTCAATCGATGAACTTGAGAACGTCTGGCCGTTGGTACCGCCCGGTGCCAGTAATGCAGAAATGCTGGAGAAATTATCATGA
- a CDS encoding YifB family Mg chelatase-like AAA ATPase — protein sequence MSLAIIYTRAAFGISAPLITIEIHISDGLPGLTMVGLPETTVREARDRVRSAIINSGYTFPAKKITINLAPADLPKEGGRYDLPIALALLVASEQLDASRLNQYEFIGELALTGALRGVPGAISSAMEAIKAGRQIIVAEDNAAEVGLIEGHECLVARHLQEVCAFLEGRHALTPSLPEEEHPDDPLPDLSDVIGQQQGKRALEIVAAGGHNLLLIGPPGTGKTMLASRLPGLLPPLSNQEALESAAILSLLNRHHATKQWRRRPFRSPHHSASLAAMVGGGSIPIPGEISLAHNGVLFLDELPEFERRVLDALREPIESGKIHISRTRAKIDYPAHFQLIAAMNPSPTGHYQGHHNRASPEQTLRYLGRLSGPFLDRFDLSLEIPLPPPGVLSQAVAGVENSASVRKRVLAARDKQLARQEKLNADLESNEMKIWCPLSKEDAIWLEQVLSQLGLSIRAWQRLLKVARTIADIGGESRIERRHLQEALGYRAIDRMLNHLQKLMA from the coding sequence ATGTCACTCGCGATTATTTACACACGGGCTGCTTTCGGTATCAGTGCCCCGCTTATTACGATCGAAATTCATATCAGCGACGGGCTTCCCGGGTTAACCATGGTAGGGCTTCCTGAAACCACGGTAAGAGAGGCTCGCGACCGGGTACGCAGCGCAATAATTAACAGCGGCTATACGTTCCCGGCCAAAAAGATCACCATCAATCTGGCTCCTGCCGATTTGCCAAAAGAAGGCGGGCGATATGATCTCCCCATCGCTCTCGCGCTTCTGGTCGCCTCAGAGCAGCTAGATGCGTCCAGGTTGAATCAATATGAGTTTATCGGCGAGCTCGCGCTCACAGGGGCGCTACGTGGCGTTCCTGGCGCTATCTCCAGCGCAATGGAGGCGATAAAAGCCGGACGACAAATTATCGTCGCCGAGGATAACGCCGCGGAAGTGGGGCTCATTGAGGGCCATGAGTGCCTTGTCGCCAGGCATCTTCAGGAAGTGTGTGCTTTTCTCGAGGGACGCCATGCGCTCACCCCTTCCCTGCCGGAGGAAGAACATCCTGATGACCCTCTACCTGACCTGAGCGATGTTATTGGCCAGCAGCAAGGAAAACGTGCGTTGGAAATCGTTGCCGCAGGGGGTCACAACCTGCTGTTGATTGGCCCTCCCGGTACAGGAAAAACCATGCTTGCCAGCCGACTGCCAGGTCTTCTGCCGCCATTAAGCAATCAGGAGGCGCTCGAAAGCGCCGCCATCCTTAGTCTGTTGAATCGCCATCATGCCACTAAACAGTGGCGCAGGAGGCCGTTTCGCAGCCCACATCACAGCGCGTCTCTCGCAGCCATGGTTGGAGGCGGTTCAATCCCGATCCCCGGAGAGATCTCGCTGGCACACAACGGGGTGCTATTTCTGGATGAACTACCGGAGTTTGAACGTCGGGTGTTGGATGCTTTGCGGGAGCCGATAGAGTCCGGGAAAATACATATTTCACGAACGCGTGCGAAAATTGACTACCCGGCACATTTTCAGCTTATCGCGGCCATGAATCCCAGCCCAACCGGGCATTACCAGGGTCATCATAATCGTGCATCACCGGAACAAACCTTACGCTATCTGGGGCGCCTGTCCGGGCCGTTTCTCGACCGGTTCGATCTCTCGCTGGAAATTCCGCTCCCGCCTCCAGGCGTGCTCAGCCAGGCCGTCGCTGGCGTGGAAAATAGCGCCAGCGTGAGGAAGCGGGTTCTCGCCGCCCGAGACAAACAACTGGCCCGGCAGGAGAAACTCAATGCCGACCTGGAGAGTAATGAAATGAAAATCTGGTGTCCGCTCAGTAAAGAGGATGCTATCTGGCTGGAACAGGTGCTATCGCAGCTGGGGCTTTCTATCCGCGCCTGGCAGCGTCTGCTGAAAGTCGCCCGGACCATCGCCGACATAGGAGGTGAATCCCGTATTGAGCGCCGCCACCTGCAGGAGGCCCTTGGCTATCGAGCGATAGACAGAATGCTGAACCATCTGCAAAAACTCATGGCGTAA
- the ilvE gene encoding branched-chain-amino-acid transaminase translates to MTTKKADYIWFNGEMVPWGEAKVHVMSHALHYGTSVFEGIRCYDSHKGPVVFRHREHMQRLHDSAKIYRFPVSQSIDELMEACREVIRKNNLTSAYIRPLIFVGDVGMGVNPPAGYSTDVIIAAFPWGAYLGAEALDQGIDAMVSSWNRAAPNTIPTAAKAGGNYLSSLLVGSEARRHGYQEGIALDVNGYISEGAGENLFEVKDGVLFTPPFTSSALPGITRDAIIKLAKDLDIEVREQVLSRESLYLADEVFMSGTAAEITPVRSVDGIQVGEGRCGPVTKRIQQAFFGLFTGETEDKWGWLDQVNP, encoded by the coding sequence ATGACGACGAAAAAAGCTGATTACATTTGGTTCAACGGTGAGATGGTTCCGTGGGGAGAGGCGAAGGTTCACGTGATGTCTCACGCGCTTCACTACGGCACTTCCGTGTTTGAAGGCATCCGTTGCTACGACTCGCATAAAGGACCCGTGGTGTTCCGTCATCGCGAACATATGCAGCGTCTGCATGACTCAGCCAAAATCTATCGTTTTCCGGTCTCTCAAAGCATTGATGAGCTGATGGAAGCCTGCCGCGAAGTTATCCGCAAAAATAACCTGACCAGCGCTTATATTCGTCCACTGATCTTTGTTGGCGACGTCGGCATGGGCGTTAACCCGCCTGCGGGATACAGTACTGACGTGATCATCGCGGCGTTCCCGTGGGGAGCTTATCTTGGCGCTGAAGCGCTGGATCAGGGGATCGATGCGATGGTTTCTTCCTGGAACCGTGCCGCGCCCAACACCATCCCGACCGCCGCAAAAGCCGGTGGTAACTACCTCTCTTCCCTGCTGGTTGGCAGCGAAGCGCGCCGCCATGGTTATCAGGAAGGGATCGCGCTGGACGTCAACGGCTATATCTCCGAGGGCGCGGGTGAGAACCTGTTTGAAGTGAAAGATGGCGTGTTGTTCACTCCGCCATTTACCTCTTCTGCGCTGCCGGGCATTACCCGCGACGCGATCATTAAACTGGCAAAAGATCTGGATATTGAAGTCCGCGAGCAGGTGCTGTCCCGCGAATCTCTGTATCTGGCGGATGAAGTCTTTATGTCTGGTACTGCTGCGGAAATCACCCCGGTGCGCAGCGTTGACGGTATTCAGGTTGGCGAAGGTCGCTGCGGCCCGGTCACCAAACGTATTCAGCAAGCTTTCTTTGGCCTCTTCACCGGTGAAACCGAAGATAAATGGGGCTGGTTGGATCAGGTTAACCCGTAA
- a CDS encoding DUF413 domain-containing protein, whose product MAESFMTTNRFFDNKHYPRGFSRHGDFTIKEAQLLEQHGYALNELELGKREPVTEDEKQFVSVCRGEREPATEMERVWLKYMARIKRPKRFHTLSGGKPQVEGAEDYTESDD is encoded by the coding sequence ATGGCGGAAAGCTTTATGACGACTAATCGTTTTTTCGATAATAAACATTATCCGCGCGGGTTTTCCCGTCATGGTGATTTCACCATCAAAGAGGCACAACTGCTGGAACAGCATGGTTATGCCCTGAACGAACTGGAACTGGGTAAACGCGAACCTGTCACCGAAGATGAAAAACAATTTGTTTCGGTATGTCGTGGTGAACGTGAGCCAGCCACGGAAATGGAACGCGTCTGGCTTAAGTATATGGCGCGTATTAAGCGGCCTAAGCGTTTTCATACGCTGTCCGGGGGGAAACCGCAGGTTGAAGGCGCTGAAGATTACACCGAAAGCGATGATTAA